The genomic segment CACCGGGCTGCTCGGGCAGCGCAGCGACCACCCGCGCGAGGACTATCTGACCGGGGCCGAGTGCGACCTGCTCGCCTCGGACGGGCACCTGATCGGCGCCCACACCAGCACCCACCCCCATCTCGACGCCCTGCCGGGCGACCGGGCACGCCGGGAGTGCGCCGACTCCCTCGACGCCGTCGCCGCCCGGTACGGCCCCGGCCCCGCCCGCCTCTTCGCCTACCCGTACGGGGGCATCCCCGAGGACGCCGGACTCCCGGCCGACGTCCTGGCGTTCGGGACCGTCCGGTCCCCGGCCGTGCCGTGGACGGCGAGCCCCCAGGCGATCCGGCGCACCTATCTGCCCGCCGGGGCCGCCGGCACCTGGGACGGACTGGTCCGGCACTGGCGCGGGCAGTGGGAGGCCGCCGCCTCCGCCGCCTGACGACCGACCCCGCCGCGCCGGCAGCGCGCGGACCACTCAGCTAGGAGAGAACCCATGTCCGGACGCACCCCCCTGCGCGAACGCGTCGGGCGAGCCGTGCCCGCCACCCGCTCGTCGCGGATCATCGCGCTCAACGCCCTCGTCGGCTCGGCCGGTACGGGCATGTTCCTCGCCGGGTCCGCCCTCTACTTCACCCGCTTCGGCGGACTCAGCGAGACCGAACTCGGCCTCGGACTCGCCATCGCCGGCATCGTGGGGCTGGCCACCACCGTGCCGATGGGGCGGCTCGCCGACCGGTACGGGCCGCGCAACCTCATGCTGGTCGTGAGCGTGTGGCGGGCCGTCGGCTACCTGGCCTACCTCTCCGTGGAGGGCTTCACCGAGTTCGTGGTGACGGCGAGCCTGCTGTACATCATGGACCGCTCCGGACAGCCGCTGAACCAGGCGCTGGTCGGCCGGCTGATCACCGGCCCCGAGCGCAACCGGACGATGGCCTTCATCCGGTCGCTGCGCAACGTCGGCTTCACCGTGGGCTTCGCCGTCGGCGGCGTCGCCCTGACCAGCGGGTCGGCCACCGCCTTCCAGTGGCTCTTCGTCGGCAACGCCGTGAGCTTCCTCGTCATCTTCTTCTTCATCACGCTGCTGCCGAAGGTCGAGCCGGTCGCCGCACGGAACAAGAGGGCCGGGGTGGCCGCCGACGCGGTCGTCCCGCCGCTGCGGAACTGGCGCTTCGTCGCCGTGACCGCCGCCAACGGCGTCCTCTTCCTGCACGACGCGATCCTCACCATCGTGCTGCCGCTCTGGGTGGCCGAGCACACCCGGTCCCCGATCTGGATGATCACCGTCCTGATCACCACCAACACGATCATCACCGTGGTGGCCCAGGTCCCGGTCACCAAGCACATCGACAGCCTGGCCTCCGCCGCCCGCGCCACGACCCGGTCCGCGCTGCTGCTGTCGGTCGCCTGCGTCGCGTTCGCCGCCGGCGGGGTCGCCGACTCCCCGTGGTGGGCCGCGGCCGCGCTGATGACCGCGCTGCTGGTGATGACCTACGGCGAACTGCTCCACTCCGCCTCCTCCTGGGAGATCACCTTCGCCATGTCGCCGGAGGCGGCCCAGGGGCGGTACATCGCCTTCTTCAACGTGGGCTTCTCGGCGGCGGAGATCGCCGGACCCGCCGTGGTGCTCTGGCTGATCGCCCAGGCCGGGCCCGGGGGCTGGCTCGTCCTCGCGGTCTGCTTCCCGATCGCCGCCGCCGTGAGCCGGCTCGGCACCCGGCAGGGACCCGCCGAGGACACGCCCGCCGACCCGGCGGGGGAGACCGCCCCGGTGGAGCAGGTCTCCCCGCCGGCCGGGGCTGCCACGGCCGCCGCCCCCGCCGGCGAGGCCGTGCCGGCCGCGGTCCCGGCCTCGGTGCCCGCAGCCGCCGGGTCGTGACGCCCCGTCAGTCATCGCAGCGCACCCCACCGCATCGCACCGCACCGCACCACCGCCCGTCCCTGGAGGGAACATGTCGAAGACACCCGACCCGATGCACCTGCTGATCGTCAGCGGCGGCCGCGACCTGCCCGACCGGGCGCGCGACGCCCTGCCCGGCCTGCGCACCACCGTGATCTGCCGGCCCGAGGTGGTCCCGCGGCTGCGCAGCCGCGAGAAGATCCAGCGGCTGATCGTCCTGCGCGAGGACGCCCCGGTGGAGGAGTGGGTGGCCGCCGCCCGCTTCGTCCACAGCGTCGACCCGGTCCACCGGCTCACCAACTTCACGGAGAAGGACACCGAGAAGACCGCCGCCATCGGCCTCGCCCTCGACCTCCCCTGGCACAGTCCCCGGACCGTGCGGGCCGTCGCCGACAAGTGCGCCATGCGCCGCACGCTCGCCGACGCCGGTGTCGGCGAGACCCTCGCCGAGGTCGTCCACGACGCCGAGGGCATCCTCAAGGTCGCCGACCGCAGCGGCTACCCGCTGATCTGCAAGCCCGTCAGAGGCGTCGCCAGCAAGGGCGTCACCCGTGTCGACGGTCCCGACGACATCCCCCGCGCACTCGCCTGGGGTGCCGTCGGCGCCGGGGACCTGGACTCGCCCGACCTGCTGGTGGAGCCCTTCCTCAGC from the Streptomyces genisteinicus genome contains:
- a CDS encoding polysaccharide deacetylase family protein; the encoded protein is MTPPAAAAAAPYVPGIADAHQPATSSAPGWPLVLYFHHVNPTLRHYTALSPEEFRAGLTRVLREFDPYEPADLLAEGGPRRPGRPTVLVTFDDGYRDNLTHARPILAELGVRAVLFACTGLLGQRSDHPREDYLTGAECDLLASDGHLIGAHTSTHPHLDALPGDRARRECADSLDAVAARYGPGPARLFAYPYGGIPEDAGLPADVLAFGTVRSPAVPWTASPQAIRRTYLPAGAAGTWDGLVRHWRGQWEAAASAA
- a CDS encoding MFS transporter; its protein translation is MSGRTPLRERVGRAVPATRSSRIIALNALVGSAGTGMFLAGSALYFTRFGGLSETELGLGLAIAGIVGLATTVPMGRLADRYGPRNLMLVVSVWRAVGYLAYLSVEGFTEFVVTASLLYIMDRSGQPLNQALVGRLITGPERNRTMAFIRSLRNVGFTVGFAVGGVALTSGSATAFQWLFVGNAVSFLVIFFFITLLPKVEPVAARNKRAGVAADAVVPPLRNWRFVAVTAANGVLFLHDAILTIVLPLWVAEHTRSPIWMITVLITTNTIITVVAQVPVTKHIDSLASAARATTRSALLLSVACVAFAAGGVADSPWWAAAALMTALLVMTYGELLHSASSWEITFAMSPEAAQGRYIAFFNVGFSAAEIAGPAVVLWLIAQAGPGGWLVLAVCFPIAAAVSRLGTRQGPAEDTPADPAGETAPVEQVSPPAGAATAAAPAGEAVPAAVPASVPAAAGS